A portion of the Microbulbifer agarilyticus genome contains these proteins:
- the hemC gene encoding hydroxymethylbilane synthase — translation MPESSNSTNAPISTVRIATRESALALWQAHFVKGELERHHPGLTVELLPMTSRGDQLLSIPLNKVGGKGLFVKELEKAMLEGRADIAVHSMKDVPMEFPEGLHLPVICEREDPRDAFVSNHYGSFEELPQGAVVGTSSLRRQCQLLAVRPDLEVKFLRGNVNTRLAKLDAGEYDAIILAAAGLLRLEMRERIAAYIEPEVLLPAGGQGAVGIECRRDPALEALLAPLQHDETRFRLDAERAMVRRLNGGCQVPIGCYAIFSDENKTQLYLRGLVGSPDGATMLRGEVHGSIEEAESLGIRLAEQLLQAGADEILAAI, via the coding sequence ATGCCCGAATCAAGCAACTCCACCAACGCCCCGATTTCTACCGTCCGCATCGCTACTCGCGAGAGCGCCCTGGCCCTGTGGCAGGCTCACTTCGTCAAAGGTGAGCTGGAACGGCACCACCCGGGCCTCACCGTGGAGCTGCTGCCCATGACTAGCCGCGGCGACCAGCTGCTCAGCATTCCGTTGAACAAGGTGGGTGGCAAAGGGCTGTTTGTGAAAGAGCTGGAAAAAGCCATGCTGGAAGGCCGTGCAGATATCGCCGTGCACTCCATGAAAGACGTGCCGATGGAATTCCCTGAAGGCCTGCACCTGCCCGTGATCTGCGAGCGCGAAGACCCGCGCGACGCCTTTGTAAGCAATCACTACGGCTCTTTCGAAGAGCTCCCACAGGGCGCGGTAGTTGGCACCTCCAGCCTGCGCCGCCAGTGTCAGCTGCTGGCAGTGCGCCCGGATCTCGAGGTCAAATTCCTGCGCGGCAACGTAAATACCCGCCTGGCCAAACTGGATGCCGGTGAGTACGACGCCATCATCCTCGCCGCCGCCGGCCTGCTGCGACTGGAGATGCGCGAGCGCATCGCCGCCTACATCGAGCCGGAAGTATTGCTGCCTGCGGGCGGTCAGGGCGCCGTGGGCATCGAATGCCGCCGCGACCCCGCGCTGGAGGCATTGCTCGCACCCCTGCAGCACGATGAAACCCGCTTCCGCCTCGACGCCGAACGCGCCATGGTGCGCCGCCTGAATGGTGGCTGCCAGGTGCCGATTGGCTGTTATGCAATTTTCAGTGACGAAAATAAAACCCAGCTGTACCTGCGCGGTCTCGTCGGTAGCCCCGACGGAGCAACCATGTTGCGCGGTGAAGTCCACGGCTCTATCGAAGAAGCGGAGTCCCTCGGCATCCGCCTGGCCGAGCAACTGCTGCAGGCCGGCGCCGACGAGATCCTCGCCGCCATTTAA
- the ruvX gene encoding Holliday junction resolvase RuvX — MKTITALAFDFGTSSIGLAYGQSLTGSARELDPLPAKDGKPDWNRVQSIVDEWKPKVLVVGLPLNMDGSESEFGARARKFGQRLHGRLGLPVEYADERLSTRAAKDEARDRGHRGNYADQPVDSIAARIFLEDWLRNVAAS; from the coding sequence ATGAAAACCATCACCGCCCTCGCCTTTGATTTCGGCACCAGCTCCATTGGTCTGGCTTATGGCCAGAGCCTGACCGGCAGCGCCCGCGAACTGGATCCGCTACCTGCCAAAGACGGCAAGCCCGACTGGAACCGGGTACAAAGCATCGTCGACGAATGGAAACCCAAGGTGCTGGTCGTTGGGCTGCCGCTCAACATGGACGGCAGTGAAAGCGAGTTTGGCGCCCGCGCGCGGAAATTTGGCCAGCGCCTGCACGGCCGCCTGGGGCTGCCGGTGGAATACGCCGACGAGCGCCTTAGTACCCGCGCCGCCAAAGACGAGGCACGGGACCGCGGGCATCGCGGCAACTACGCCGACCAGCCCGTAGACTCCATCGCCGCACGCATCTTTCTCGAGGACTGGCTGCGCAACGTCGCCGCCTCTTGA
- the pilH gene encoding twitching motility response regulator PilH: MARVLIVDDSPTETHKLTTILEKNGHAVLTATNGESGVDVAREQRPDVILMDIVMPGLNGFQATRQLSKGGETAGIPVVIVTTKDQDTDRVWGMRQGASAYLTKPVDEGKLLGTIAEVLA, from the coding sequence ATGGCCAGAGTACTAATCGTCGATGACTCGCCAACCGAAACTCACAAACTGACCACCATTCTTGAAAAGAACGGTCACGCCGTACTTACCGCCACTAATGGCGAGAGCGGTGTGGATGTGGCGCGCGAACAGCGCCCCGACGTTATCCTGATGGATATCGTGATGCCGGGTCTGAATGGTTTCCAGGCTACTCGTCAGCTGAGTAAGGGCGGCGAGACCGCTGGTATTCCCGTGGTGATTGTGACCACGAAAGATCAGGATACCGATCGCGTGTGGGGCATGCGTCAGGGTGCCAGCGCCTACCTGACCAAGCCGGTCGACGAGGGCAAGCTGCTTGGTACTATCGCGGAGGTGTTGGCCTGA
- a CDS encoding chemotaxis protein CheW gives MQSTLTPYLALVDIANRAKAQAKGLPARQEIKPYWTGIGFSLLGQRFVAPMEDVVELLEVPQYTFIPGVQPWVRGVANVRGRLLPLFDMAAFFGGHLASSRQSRRVLVLEHEKLYAGLIVDELHGMQHLALEYGQMPPADLAEPFAPMVSGQFVLQQGRWFVFDLDALINDFQFADAAAH, from the coding sequence GTGCAATCAACGCTTACCCCCTATCTCGCGCTCGTAGATATTGCCAACCGCGCCAAGGCGCAGGCTAAGGGGCTGCCCGCCCGCCAGGAAATCAAACCCTATTGGACGGGCATTGGATTTTCTCTGCTGGGACAGCGCTTTGTCGCCCCCATGGAAGACGTGGTGGAGCTGCTCGAGGTCCCTCAGTACACCTTCATACCCGGGGTCCAGCCCTGGGTGCGCGGTGTGGCCAATGTGCGTGGTCGCCTGCTGCCGCTGTTTGATATGGCAGCCTTTTTTGGTGGCCATCTCGCAAGTTCTCGCCAGAGTCGCCGCGTACTGGTGTTGGAGCATGAAAAGCTCTACGCCGGGCTAATCGTGGATGAATTGCACGGTATGCAGCACTTGGCATTGGAATATGGTCAGATGCCGCCCGCAGACCTCGCTGAACCCTTTGCGCCGATGGTGAGCGGTCAGTTTGTGCTGCAGCAAGGGCGCTGGTTTGTATTTGACCTGGATGCGCTGATAAACGATTTTCAATTTGCAGATGCCGCGGCTCACTGA
- a CDS encoding YqgE/AlgH family protein, translating into MQPTNTDKIDSDLTNNSLRGQLLLAMPGMQDPRFVHAVAFICEHSADGTMGVVINAPSKVTWKEVFSQLELNDISLRGDEPVLVGGPVAQEQGFVLHGRGMQFASTAEVSEEISLTASKDIIESLAAGRGPDDVLLALGYAGWGPGQLEEEIAENAWLTLPASAEILFATPWEKRWQAAAARHGIDLSGIGTQSGHA; encoded by the coding sequence ATGCAACCCACAAATACCGACAAGATCGACAGCGATCTCACCAACAACAGCCTGCGCGGCCAGTTGCTGCTGGCCATGCCCGGCATGCAGGACCCGCGCTTCGTGCATGCAGTCGCGTTTATCTGCGAGCACAGTGCCGACGGCACCATGGGCGTGGTCATCAACGCACCGAGCAAAGTGACTTGGAAAGAAGTGTTCTCCCAGCTCGAGCTCAACGACATCAGTCTGCGTGGTGATGAACCGGTGCTGGTGGGCGGGCCGGTGGCCCAGGAACAGGGGTTTGTACTGCACGGCCGCGGCATGCAGTTTGCCTCCACCGCCGAGGTCTCTGAAGAAATCAGCCTGACCGCCTCCAAAGACATCATTGAATCGCTCGCCGCCGGCCGCGGCCCCGACGATGTGCTGTTGGCACTCGGCTACGCCGGCTGGGGTCCCGGGCAACTGGAAGAAGAAATTGCCGAAAACGCCTGGCTGACACTGCCGGCATCCGCTGAAATCCTGTTTGCCACCCCATGGGAAAAACGCTGGCAGGCCGCCGCCGCGCGCCACGGCATTGATCTGAGCGGGATCGGCACCCAGTCCGGTCACGCTTAA
- a CDS encoding methyl-accepting chemotaxis protein, with translation MKTGSQNSFSALRSNPAALFMFFLVLATLAGLIVSIYLVQSHADRDQTYLEDVAEMRALSYQLVSYAPAATAGDEQAFADLEQVVNQMAATWSGLQGMDQGSRRALEAELGAYGQVWRQMREQADTIIGNKDSIIFLNDVASTLNDSLPELQAEHNNIVEILLANNAPANQVEQAQLQVWRAERIGRNIDKMLQGGDDAEAAADQFNTDASLFGKVVDGMKGGDVVMGISRVTDSEARESLEEITELFEFVSSSVREIFEATPALFATRQAADGIATSSPQLLEALSTLNDRIVSLSSERQPNNQTIAIIAGVFVLLIFGMMVTAFSGARRSLKEESETNERNQQAIMQLLDELADLADGDLTTSATVTEAFTGAIADSINYTIDQLRVLVSRINGTAQEVSSLSQETQQTALHLAEASEHQAQEIAGASAAVNEMAVTIDQVSANAAESAQVAERSVQIASNGAKVVQNTIKGMDTIREQIQDTSKRIKRLGESSQEIGDIVSLINDIADQTNILALNAAIQASMAGDAGRGFAVVADEVQRLAERSAAATKQIEGLVKAIQSDTNEAVVSMESTTTEVVRGARLAQDAGVALGEIETVSTNLASLIQNISNAARQQASSAGHISNTMNVIQEITSQTSAGTQATAQSIGNLAQTASSLRDSVAGFKLPQADDVEAEGDLYDSDLAQLSEEFPMLDDESLEGAMAEEGGLAALSQEEREDRALA, from the coding sequence ATGAAAACAGGCTCCCAGAATTCATTTTCCGCGTTGCGCAGTAACCCTGCCGCGCTGTTTATGTTTTTCTTGGTACTCGCCACACTGGCGGGGCTGATCGTCAGCATCTATTTGGTGCAGAGCCACGCTGACCGGGATCAGACGTACCTGGAAGACGTTGCGGAAATGCGCGCACTTTCTTACCAGCTTGTGTCCTACGCACCGGCCGCTACCGCAGGTGACGAGCAGGCGTTCGCGGACCTGGAGCAGGTTGTGAACCAGATGGCCGCGACCTGGAGTGGTTTGCAGGGCATGGATCAGGGCAGCCGCCGCGCGTTGGAGGCTGAACTTGGTGCCTATGGCCAGGTTTGGCGCCAGATGCGCGAACAGGCCGACACCATTATCGGTAACAAAGATTCCATTATCTTCCTGAACGACGTGGCGAGCACCCTGAACGACTCGCTGCCGGAACTGCAGGCAGAGCACAACAACATCGTGGAAATCCTACTGGCCAACAACGCTCCGGCCAACCAGGTAGAGCAGGCTCAGCTGCAGGTGTGGCGTGCGGAACGTATCGGTCGAAACATCGATAAGATGCTGCAGGGTGGTGACGACGCGGAAGCTGCGGCAGACCAGTTCAACACCGATGCCAGCCTGTTCGGTAAAGTGGTAGATGGTATGAAGGGCGGTGACGTGGTGATGGGTATCTCCCGCGTTACCGACAGTGAGGCCCGTGAGTCTCTTGAAGAGATTACCGAGCTGTTCGAGTTCGTAAGTTCTTCCGTACGCGAAATCTTCGAAGCCACACCGGCACTGTTTGCGACCCGTCAGGCCGCTGACGGTATTGCTACCTCTTCCCCGCAGCTGCTGGAAGCGCTGTCCACACTGAACGACCGTATTGTTAGCCTGTCCAGTGAGCGTCAGCCGAACAACCAGACCATTGCCATTATTGCCGGTGTTTTCGTGCTGCTGATCTTCGGCATGATGGTCACCGCATTCTCCGGCGCACGTCGAAGCCTGAAAGAAGAGTCTGAAACCAACGAGCGTAACCAGCAGGCAATTATGCAGCTGCTGGACGAACTGGCCGACCTCGCAGATGGTGACCTGACGACCTCGGCAACGGTAACCGAGGCCTTCACCGGTGCGATCGCGGACTCCATCAACTACACGATTGACCAGCTGCGGGTACTGGTATCCCGAATCAACGGCACTGCGCAGGAAGTATCGTCCCTGTCTCAGGAAACCCAGCAGACCGCCCTGCACCTCGCCGAAGCCTCCGAGCACCAGGCGCAGGAAATTGCCGGTGCATCTGCGGCGGTGAACGAAATGGCGGTGACCATTGACCAGGTATCTGCGAACGCCGCGGAGTCTGCCCAGGTAGCAGAACGCTCGGTACAGATCGCAAGTAATGGTGCCAAGGTGGTACAGAACACCATCAAGGGCATGGATACCATCCGTGAGCAGATTCAGGACACCTCCAAGCGAATCAAGCGACTGGGTGAATCTTCCCAGGAGATTGGTGACATCGTAAGTCTGATTAACGACATTGCGGACCAGACCAACATCCTCGCACTGAACGCCGCGATCCAGGCCTCTATGGCTGGTGATGCGGGCCGAGGCTTCGCGGTGGTTGCGGACGAGGTACAGCGCCTCGCGGAACGTTCCGCTGCGGCAACCAAGCAGATTGAAGGCCTGGTAAAAGCGATTCAGTCGGATACCAACGAAGCGGTAGTTTCGATGGAATCCACCACTACCGAGGTGGTACGCGGTGCTCGCCTAGCCCAGGACGCGGGTGTTGCTCTGGGGGAGATCGAAACGGTATCCACCAACCTCGCATCCTTGATTCAGAACATCTCCAACGCGGCACGCCAGCAGGCCTCGTCCGCGGGTCACATCTCCAACACGATGAACGTGATTCAGGAAATTACCTCGCAGACATCTGCCGGTACCCAGGCTACCGCACAGTCCATTGGTAACCTGGCTCAGACCGCATCCAGCCTGCGTGACTCCGTTGCCGGCTTCAAGCTGCCGCAAGCGGATGACGTGGAAGCTGAAGGCGATCTGTACGATAGCGATCTGGCACAGCTCTCTGAAGAGTTCCCGATGCTGGATGACGAATCCCTTGAGGGTGCGATGGCCGAAGAAGGTGGCCTCGCTGCACTATCTCAAGAAGAGCGTGAAGACCGGGCTCTGGCCTGA
- the pilG gene encoding twitching motility response regulator PilG, translating into MELNWESLTVMVIDDSKTIRRTAETLLQKAGCAVVTATDGFDALAKIADSRPDIIFVDIMMPRLDGYQTCALIKNNSEFRSTPVVMLSSKDGLFDKAKGRVVGCDQYLTKPFSKSELLGAISAHAKPHHAA; encoded by the coding sequence ATGGAGCTCAACTGGGAAAGTCTCACCGTAATGGTGATCGACGACAGTAAAACCATTCGTCGCACAGCAGAAACTCTGCTGCAAAAAGCAGGTTGCGCGGTCGTTACCGCCACTGATGGTTTCGATGCGCTGGCGAAGATCGCCGATTCGCGTCCGGACATTATCTTTGTGGATATCATGATGCCGCGCCTGGACGGCTATCAGACCTGTGCACTGATCAAAAACAATAGCGAATTCCGCAGTACACCTGTCGTAATGCTGTCCAGTAAGGATGGCCTGTTCGACAAAGCCAAGGGACGTGTGGTTGGTTGTGATCAATACCTGACCAAGCCGTTCAGTAAAAGCGAACTTCTGGGTGCAATTTCCGCCCATGCCAAGCCGCATCACGCCGCCTGA
- the gshB gene encoding glutathione synthase: MSQTLGVVMDPIANINFKKDTSLALLLAAERAGFELYYFEQADLYLDGAKPMGNGAPLQVFEDPQNWFKLGERKPVHLGDLDVLLMRVDPPFDNEYIYATYILEAAERAGTLVANKPQSLRDCNEKIFATHFADCIPPLIVSCDMQQLRAFHSEHQDVIFKPLDGMGGTGIFHVKPDGSNIGAILETLTENGQCQIMGQRYIPEIKDGDKRILVVDGEPVPYSLARIPQGGETRGNLAAGGRGEARPLTERDLEIARRVGPTLKEKGLLFVGLDVIGDYLTEVNVTSPTCVREIDTAYGTDIGGMLMRAITDRLAKKG; the protein is encoded by the coding sequence ATGAGCCAGACTCTCGGCGTGGTCATGGACCCCATTGCCAATATCAACTTCAAGAAAGATACCTCCCTGGCCCTCCTGTTGGCGGCCGAGCGGGCAGGATTTGAGCTGTACTATTTCGAGCAGGCAGACCTGTATCTGGATGGCGCAAAGCCGATGGGCAACGGCGCACCGCTGCAGGTGTTCGAAGACCCACAAAACTGGTTCAAGCTCGGCGAACGCAAACCGGTACACCTGGGAGATCTCGACGTACTGCTGATGCGCGTGGACCCGCCGTTCGACAACGAATACATCTACGCAACCTACATTCTCGAAGCCGCGGAGCGCGCCGGCACTCTGGTTGCCAATAAGCCGCAGTCCCTGCGGGACTGCAACGAAAAGATCTTCGCCACCCATTTCGCCGACTGCATCCCGCCGCTGATCGTGAGCTGCGATATGCAGCAGCTGCGTGCCTTTCACAGCGAACATCAGGATGTGATCTTCAAGCCCCTCGATGGCATGGGCGGCACTGGCATTTTTCACGTCAAGCCCGACGGAAGCAATATCGGTGCAATCCTCGAGACACTCACCGAAAACGGCCAGTGCCAGATCATGGGGCAACGCTATATCCCCGAGATCAAAGACGGTGACAAGCGCATTTTGGTTGTTGACGGCGAACCGGTGCCTTACAGCTTGGCGCGCATCCCGCAAGGAGGGGAAACCCGCGGCAACCTGGCGGCAGGTGGCCGGGGCGAAGCGCGCCCCCTCACCGAGCGCGACCTGGAAATTGCCCGCCGCGTCGGCCCAACTCTGAAAGAAAAAGGATTACTGTTTGTCGGACTCGACGTAATCGGTGACTATCTCACCGAAGTCAACGTAACCAGCCCCACCTGTGTGCGGGAGATTGACACTGCCTACGGTACCGATATTGGCGGCATGCTGATGCGCGCGATCACAGACCGATTGGCAAAAAAGGGATAA
- a CDS encoding energy transducer TonB, with product MTAALSQPQRQTPQPAPGNQPSQGDRFTFALFLACALHALLIFGVAFTAPEASEAPPTLEVTLAQHRSTDAPEDADYLAQHNQQASGTAETPKELSTDRHAEIADTSIRQVNPLPQQQAARPADQLRQLITTIGDSPTQAPELPAEDKRSEEKQGDAPSDLPPSNPEIASLQARLDKIRQTIAQRPRVRRLTSVATKASTDAAYLHDWRQKVESVGNDNFPEEALARQITGDLRMMVRLLPTGAVEEVVILESSGEPILDDAAQQIVRLAAPFAPFPTEIRQQADRLEIIRTWRFEMTGFSTAAGKTPNRG from the coding sequence ATGACCGCAGCTCTCAGCCAGCCTCAGCGCCAGACTCCGCAACCCGCCCCGGGCAACCAGCCGTCCCAGGGTGATCGGTTCACCTTTGCCCTGTTTCTGGCCTGCGCACTGCATGCACTACTGATATTCGGCGTTGCTTTTACGGCGCCGGAAGCCAGTGAGGCACCGCCAACCCTGGAAGTAACCCTGGCCCAACACCGCTCCACGGATGCACCGGAAGACGCCGACTACCTGGCACAGCACAACCAGCAAGCCAGCGGCACCGCGGAAACTCCCAAGGAGCTGTCTACCGACCGACACGCGGAAATCGCCGACACCAGTATTCGTCAGGTCAACCCACTACCACAGCAACAGGCCGCACGTCCGGCAGACCAGCTGCGCCAGTTGATTACCACCATCGGCGACAGCCCCACTCAGGCGCCGGAGCTTCCCGCCGAGGACAAGCGCTCGGAAGAGAAGCAGGGCGACGCGCCGTCAGACCTGCCGCCCTCCAACCCGGAAATCGCCAGCCTGCAGGCGCGCCTCGACAAGATTCGCCAGACCATCGCCCAACGTCCGCGGGTGCGCCGCCTCACCTCCGTCGCCACCAAAGCCTCAACTGATGCGGCCTACCTGCACGATTGGCGTCAGAAAGTAGAGTCGGTTGGTAACGACAACTTCCCCGAAGAAGCCCTCGCCCGGCAGATCACCGGCGACCTGCGCATGATGGTGCGCCTGCTGCCCACCGGCGCGGTCGAAGAAGTGGTCATCCTCGAGTCCTCCGGCGAACCCATCCTCGACGATGCGGCACAACAGATTGTCCGCCTGGCGGCCCCGTTCGCGCCCTTCCCCACCGAAATTCGCCAACAGGCGGACCGGCTGGAGATCATTCGCACCTGGCGCTTTGAGATGACGGGTTTCTCCACCGCCGCCGGTAAAACTCCCAACCGCGGCTGA